One window of the Shewanella khirikhana genome contains the following:
- a CDS encoding PfaB family protein, whose protein sequence is MSTDKHTQETPKPLRLALCRLAKLPTGIASCSDAEPDWQALVSAAATGPVSLGTDTNLVLMPALDAAKAHLHPLALLQGLGAGKNAIHQALTQAGRTPAEAEILFDAPSLEAVIKHAELLAGRTHPVYGGYWSHPRYQARVLALVGNPSQAASQTLVLTQGSARTALGLNGHELPWLLPLALPGSDWSAIQRRLTQIQAELGAVDSTEALEALIANAFDEMTPGCRALVLVGQDAKALAAEAASLSWRLAESLRDDIELSTPAGSVFSPNPAGPAGLAFVYPGVGTASAEMLDSLHLRFPKVFDALDEACRQHGLSGLDGVLLPRELGDSPSLAELAVSGVGASVLMTRILEEELGIKPAITLGYSMGEAAMVAAQGLWQDPFAMVGDTLASPLFNDAISGSLSAVRGQWKLAKEANIKWKSLVLRVHASDIRPLLQDFPKVAIAIAQGPSTVLAGDETELKKLLKQLGKRGLDTKLVTAMHTPAAKKIEAALGEFYQRPLAEALPSQLPLMLSAGADKLDANADSIAAAIAATFANELKFDELIVRAYKAGGRIFAEVGAGREASGIVQAIGDDKLMRLTAQPTDGQQGKALQKLLARLIAHGIPMNLSRLRPVDTSAQRTAQETTP, encoded by the coding sequence ATGAGCACCGACAAACACACTCAGGAAACACCCAAACCGCTGCGTCTGGCGCTGTGTCGATTGGCGAAACTGCCGACAGGCATTGCCAGTTGCAGCGACGCCGAGCCGGACTGGCAAGCGCTGGTCAGCGCTGCTGCCACTGGCCCGGTATCCCTTGGCACCGACACCAATCTGGTGCTGATGCCGGCACTGGATGCCGCCAAAGCCCATCTGCACCCGCTGGCGCTGCTGCAGGGGCTCGGCGCCGGTAAGAATGCCATACATCAGGCGCTGACACAGGCCGGACGCACGCCCGCCGAGGCGGAAATTCTGTTTGATGCCCCAAGCCTTGAGGCTGTCATCAAGCACGCCGAATTGCTGGCGGGCCGCACTCATCCTGTGTATGGCGGCTATTGGAGCCACCCCCGCTATCAGGCGCGGGTACTGGCACTGGTGGGTAACCCGTCCCAGGCTGCAAGTCAGACTCTGGTTCTGACTCAGGGCTCCGCCCGCACGGCCCTTGGACTGAATGGCCACGAACTGCCCTGGCTGTTGCCACTGGCACTGCCGGGCAGCGATTGGTCGGCCATTCAGCGCCGCCTGACCCAAATTCAGGCCGAGCTTGGCGCGGTCGATTCCACCGAGGCACTGGAAGCGCTGATAGCCAATGCCTTCGATGAGATGACCCCGGGCTGCCGCGCGCTGGTATTGGTGGGACAGGATGCCAAAGCCCTTGCCGCCGAAGCTGCGAGCCTGTCCTGGCGCCTTGCTGAAAGCCTGCGTGACGATATTGAGTTATCGACCCCGGCAGGCAGCGTGTTTTCGCCCAATCCCGCAGGCCCAGCCGGGCTTGCGTTTGTCTACCCCGGCGTCGGCACCGCCAGCGCTGAAATGCTCGACTCATTGCACCTGCGTTTCCCCAAAGTGTTCGACGCCCTCGATGAAGCCTGTCGCCAACATGGACTCAGCGGCCTTGACGGCGTGCTGCTGCCACGGGAGCTGGGTGACAGCCCGAGCCTGGCCGAGCTTGCGGTATCCGGCGTTGGCGCCAGCGTACTGATGACCCGAATTCTCGAAGAGGAGCTTGGGATTAAGCCTGCGATCACCCTTGGCTATTCCATGGGTGAAGCGGCCATGGTCGCGGCCCAGGGCCTGTGGCAAGACCCCTTCGCCATGGTGGGTGACACCCTGGCAAGCCCGCTTTTCAACGACGCAATTTCCGGGTCTCTCAGCGCGGTAAGAGGCCAGTGGAAGCTCGCCAAAGAAGCCAACATCAAGTGGAAGAGCCTGGTGCTGAGAGTTCACGCCAGCGATATTCGCCCACTGCTGCAAGACTTCCCCAAGGTGGCAATCGCCATCGCCCAGGGGCCCAGCACAGTGCTGGCAGGCGATGAGACTGAGCTTAAAAAGCTATTGAAACAGCTTGGAAAACGCGGGCTCGACACCAAGCTCGTTACCGCCATGCATACCCCTGCCGCCAAAAAGATTGAAGCAGCCCTTGGCGAGTTCTACCAGCGTCCCCTTGCTGAGGCTCTGCCCTCACAGTTGCCGCTGATGTTAAGCGCCGGCGCAGACAAGCTTGACGCCAATGCCGACAGCATCGCCGCCGCTATCGCCGCCACCTTTGCCAACGAGCTTAAGTTCGATGAGCTTATCGTGCGCGCCTACAAGGCCGGTGGCCGTATTTTTGCTGAAGTGGGCGCCGGACGCGAAGCCAGTGGCATAGTGCAGGCCATTGGCGATGACAAGCTGATGCGCCTTACGGCTCAGCCCACCGATGGCCAGCAGGGCAAGGCACTGCAAAAGCTGCTTGCCCGCCTGATTGCCCACGGCATTCCGATGAATTTATCCCGCCTGCGCCCTGTCGATACCTCAGCGCAGCGCACCGCCCAAGAGACAACACCTTGA
- a CDS encoding PKD domain-containing protein, whose protein sequence is MEHLRSKIVALAALCAAAGAAHAAPTQNSPISIRFLVAAKDKTGTEAQATQQMLQQGIDQLNQGFAPMGLQFIHGDTLYITNEDVPGFHNPEDGWDTDEEELLRPFFALNSYNIIVTELEGKNGHAWWPYEATDAIEVDPSDLVRTTPVHEIGHNLSLLHTYQSNSDGPISLHQGPEGWKYGDKIIDTPADPDKDEYIQNCVYQGDLLDSEGVPYAPDAANFMSGGSNRCRTHFSAQQQRRMQKIVATDKYHLLNTYGANRSVPTCANSGAVTGFPHHEGFNLNDAVAAFPWVQDVKNNRFNWRFDSDTSSSRTGADEPVDGHSFIHVDTSNMDDFISAGDHVVMLSPCFDFTAVAAPGMRFHFNMYGADMGNLSMQASVDDGQSWQTVWQMTGPQHTDGNWELAEVDLADFIGQKVQFRLDYQVDGEKGDASVDAITLDADYPPSSDFSFVSLGLRARFVSQASDKDGNRLSYSWDFGDGHSASTASALHKFPRAGSYRVSLTVTDEDGYSDTYTETITLPQRGHKGKPAFFTLR, encoded by the coding sequence GTGGAACATTTACGCTCAAAAATCGTGGCACTCGCTGCCCTGTGCGCAGCGGCTGGTGCAGCGCATGCCGCCCCCACTCAAAACAGCCCCATAAGCATCCGCTTTTTGGTGGCCGCAAAAGATAAAACCGGTACAGAAGCGCAGGCCACACAACAGATGCTTCAGCAAGGCATTGACCAGCTGAATCAGGGGTTTGCGCCTATGGGGCTGCAGTTTATCCATGGCGATACTCTGTATATCACCAATGAGGATGTGCCCGGCTTTCACAATCCCGAAGACGGCTGGGACACCGACGAAGAGGAGTTACTGCGGCCCTTCTTTGCGCTGAACAGCTACAACATCATAGTGACCGAGCTTGAAGGTAAGAATGGCCATGCCTGGTGGCCCTACGAAGCCACCGACGCCATTGAGGTCGACCCATCGGATCTGGTGCGAACCACCCCGGTGCACGAAATTGGCCACAACTTAAGCCTGCTGCACACCTACCAAAGCAACAGCGACGGCCCCATCTCGCTCCACCAAGGGCCGGAAGGCTGGAAATACGGCGACAAAATCATAGATACCCCGGCCGATCCGGACAAAGACGAATACATTCAGAACTGTGTTTATCAGGGCGATCTGCTCGACAGCGAAGGCGTACCCTACGCCCCGGACGCGGCAAACTTTATGAGCGGCGGCAGCAACCGTTGCCGCACGCACTTTTCTGCCCAGCAACAGCGGCGAATGCAAAAAATCGTCGCCACCGACAAGTACCATCTGCTCAATACCTACGGTGCCAACCGCAGCGTGCCCACCTGTGCCAACTCAGGCGCAGTTACAGGCTTTCCCCATCATGAAGGCTTCAATCTCAACGACGCAGTTGCCGCCTTCCCCTGGGTGCAGGACGTGAAAAATAACCGCTTCAACTGGCGCTTTGACAGCGATACCTCATCCTCCCGCACCGGCGCCGACGAGCCGGTGGATGGCCACAGCTTTATTCACGTCGATACCAGCAATATGGACGACTTCATCAGCGCCGGCGACCATGTGGTGATGTTAAGCCCCTGCTTCGACTTCACCGCCGTTGCCGCACCCGGCATGCGCTTTCATTTCAATATGTATGGCGCCGATATGGGTAACTTGTCGATGCAGGCCTCGGTGGACGATGGCCAGTCGTGGCAGACGGTTTGGCAAATGACTGGGCCGCAGCATACCGACGGCAACTGGGAGCTGGCCGAGGTCGATTTGGCTGATTTTATTGGTCAAAAAGTGCAGTTTCGTCTCGACTATCAGGTCGATGGAGAAAAAGGCGATGCCTCAGTCGATGCCATCACCCTGGACGCCGACTATCCCCCCAGCTCCGACTTCAGCTTTGTCTCCCTAGGGCTCAGGGCACGCTTTGTCAGCCAGGCCAGCGACAAAGATGGCAATCGCCTCAGCTACAGCTGGGACTTTGGCGATGGACACAGCGCCAGCACTGCATCCGCGCTGCACAAATTCCCCCGGGCAGGCAGCTACCGCGTCAGCCTGACAGTCACCGATGAGGACGGCTACTCCGACACCTACACCGAAACCATCACCCTGCCCCAGCGTGGGCACAAGGGGAAACCGGCGTTTTTCACGCTTCGCTGA
- a CDS encoding beta-ketoacyl synthase N-terminal-like domain-containing protein encodes MAGRFPGAENIDAFWELIKAGRDAHTQLSDAKLGAPVAAYLGEQGQSDRFYCDKGGYVDGFRFSPEGFAKPAGDMAALASQLDEHQLWALDVAKQVSLGVKLDASRTGVIMGTLSFPTRASNRAMIPLYHQRVEQALKQRLPGFPTLQPFNAESQGAAAPWQQETAADASAMIAESLGLEGPQLSLDAACASSVYAIKLACDYLATGKADLMLAGAVSGADPFFISMGFSIFHAFPEAGFSAPLDKNTGGLFAGEGAGMLALKRLDDAIRDGDTVHGIIRGVGLSNDGRGQFVLSPASKGQVKAFERAYDDSGISPAEVEVVECHATGTPLGDKVELSSLEQFFEKHLDGSAAPKIGSVKSNLTHLLTAAGMPGIIKLMLAMKHKLLPPSVRLQSPISSPNGLFGEAQIPAECISWPQKTGNSAPLAGLSVFGFGGCNAHLVLESPDALTEANAESAAVSSILSAPQAFEISGIGAHFGKADSLKAINSLIAEDKTALIPLPATPGKSRWKGLESLVADGSSAPEGGYIDSFELDFLRFKLPPHPNDRLVAQQLLLMKVADEAIRDAKLAPGSNVAVLVAMETELELHQFRGRVNLHSQIAQSLEAAGIALSDDEYSALEKLAMDAVLPSASLNQYTSYIGNIMASRVASLWDFSGPAFTISAGELSVARAIEVAQNLLASTDSQLANKLDAIVIAAVDLSGSAEKVLHHQAALKAMGLAPGEGAGALVLKASTDTSPGTSSQSYATLGAPEFVEADALDHSCLIEHSPSVRGGYPLKAPSASARLGHSFAAAGMASLIHGLLNMQQGKLGSARVLQDGERHSAVLGMSLSESQRLLLQQRIENGIASGSGTGTEKNGAGSNGVAKPQTCRTLIQQISLGGRDIAQHILTAELPFEADIRAKLAHAQATAPVSDNLSPAQTAPAHKLMNNQSENNAQSMAPGPQAVGSPALASPSLGTPALGNQQLSGPSVQNHLAALEAHQAFLQSREAGLKLARALMAGSFSEISRGEINNAAIAAAVSENKPLQVSLPKVEISLPKVEASLPKAQLATPAAVAQKPLSQAAQKTVNQAAQKPLSQAVKDCIWDYADLVEYAEGDIAPVFGPDYAIIDSYKRRVRLPTTDYLLVSRVTKLNAKLGEYKPSTMTTEYDIPVDAPYLVDGQIPWAVAVESGQCDLMLISFLGIDLENKGERVYRLLDCTLTFLGDLPRGGDTLRYDISINNYARNGDTLLFFFSYECFVGDRLILKMDGGCAGFFTDAELADGKGVIRTEDEIKQRSAAMANPRSFTPLIACDKTQFGYDKVSRLLAADVAGCFGPSHDLGFHQPSICFASEKFLMIEEVSKVDVSGGAWGLGLIEGHKQLEPDHWYFPCHFKDDQVMAGSLMAEGCGQLLQFYMLHLGLHKLTKNGRFQPLKDAPQKVRCRGQVLPQSNRLSYRMEVTDIGLTPSPWAKANIEIILDGKVVVDFQNLGVMLKEDEDCHRYGSARDNTAANVNKALLEGRQASIDAPLMTHEPDLSATPIKGVVPVKHIEAPLTTDNSAKSANRSPDSVPFTPWHLFEFATGNIENCFGPEFAVYRGLIPPRTPCGDLQLTTRVVEVNGKRGDFKSPASCLGEYEVPPKAWYFAENSHPARMPYSILMEIALQPNGFISGYMGTTLGFPGLELFFRNLDGEGTLIKDIDLRGKTISNDSRLLSTVMSGTNIIQTFSFALAADGEPFYEGKAVFGYFKAEALTHQLGLDNGKITTPWIEEKNLSPDISYKLRDDSCALYRAAPGKPHLRLPGGRLNFVDKVDIVRGGGKAGLGYVYGERTIDPSDWFFRFHFHQDPVMPGSLGVEAIIELLSSFALDAGLGNEFANPRFNHCLSRVKWKYRGQISPLNRQMSLELHITAVERETGRVTLTADAWLAKDGLRIYEISDLALAIEEA; translated from the coding sequence ATGGCGGGCCGCTTCCCGGGCGCCGAGAATATCGATGCCTTTTGGGAACTGATAAAAGCTGGCCGCGATGCCCACACCCAGTTAAGCGATGCCAAACTGGGCGCGCCCGTGGCCGCCTACCTTGGCGAGCAGGGTCAAAGCGATCGCTTCTACTGCGATAAGGGCGGCTATGTTGACGGTTTCCGCTTCAGCCCCGAGGGCTTTGCCAAACCTGCCGGCGACATGGCAGCACTTGCAAGCCAGCTCGATGAACATCAGCTGTGGGCGCTCGATGTAGCCAAACAGGTGAGCCTTGGCGTCAAGCTCGATGCCAGTCGCACCGGGGTTATCATGGGCACCCTGTCGTTTCCGACCAGGGCCTCCAACCGCGCCATGATCCCGCTCTATCACCAGCGGGTCGAGCAGGCGCTCAAACAAAGGTTACCGGGCTTCCCCACGCTGCAGCCCTTTAATGCAGAAAGCCAGGGCGCAGCAGCCCCCTGGCAGCAGGAAACCGCCGCCGATGCCTCGGCCATGATTGCCGAGAGTCTGGGCCTTGAAGGGCCACAGTTAAGCCTCGATGCCGCCTGCGCAAGTTCGGTGTACGCCATCAAGCTTGCCTGCGATTACCTTGCCACCGGCAAGGCCGACCTGATGTTGGCTGGCGCTGTGAGCGGTGCCGACCCCTTCTTTATCAGCATGGGCTTTTCAATTTTCCACGCCTTCCCCGAAGCCGGGTTTTCGGCGCCGCTGGATAAAAACACCGGCGGTCTCTTTGCCGGAGAAGGCGCAGGCATGCTGGCGTTAAAGCGCCTCGATGATGCCATCCGTGATGGCGACACAGTTCACGGCATCATTCGTGGTGTCGGCCTGTCCAACGATGGCCGCGGCCAGTTTGTGTTAAGCCCGGCCAGCAAAGGCCAGGTCAAAGCCTTCGAGCGCGCTTATGATGACAGCGGTATAAGCCCGGCCGAAGTGGAGGTTGTCGAGTGCCACGCCACCGGCACGCCACTTGGCGATAAAGTCGAGCTGAGTTCCCTCGAGCAGTTTTTCGAAAAGCATCTTGATGGCAGCGCGGCCCCCAAGATTGGCTCGGTAAAATCCAACCTGACCCATCTGCTTACCGCCGCAGGCATGCCCGGCATCATCAAGCTGATGCTGGCAATGAAGCACAAGCTGCTGCCACCAAGTGTGCGGCTGCAAAGCCCCATTTCATCCCCTAATGGCCTGTTTGGCGAGGCACAAATCCCGGCTGAATGCATAAGCTGGCCGCAAAAAACCGGCAACAGCGCGCCGCTGGCAGGTCTGTCGGTGTTCGGTTTTGGCGGCTGTAATGCCCATTTGGTGCTGGAGTCCCCCGATGCTCTGACCGAGGCTAATGCAGAATCTGCCGCCGTATCCTCCATACTCAGCGCCCCGCAAGCATTTGAAATCTCAGGCATTGGCGCCCACTTTGGCAAAGCAGACAGCCTCAAGGCGATTAACAGCTTGATTGCTGAAGATAAAACCGCGCTTATCCCCCTGCCCGCCACCCCCGGCAAGAGCCGCTGGAAAGGGCTTGAATCGCTGGTAGCAGACGGCTCCAGCGCGCCAGAGGGCGGCTATATCGACAGTTTTGAGCTGGATTTCCTGCGCTTTAAGCTGCCGCCTCACCCCAATGACAGGTTGGTGGCCCAGCAGCTGTTGCTGATGAAAGTGGCCGACGAGGCTATTCGCGATGCCAAACTCGCCCCCGGCAGCAATGTGGCCGTGCTGGTCGCCATGGAAACCGAGCTTGAGCTGCACCAGTTCCGCGGCCGGGTGAATCTGCACAGCCAGATTGCCCAGAGCCTCGAGGCTGCGGGCATCGCACTTTCAGATGATGAATACAGTGCGCTTGAGAAACTCGCCATGGATGCGGTGCTGCCGTCAGCGAGCCTGAATCAGTACACCAGTTACATCGGCAATATCATGGCCTCGCGGGTCGCAAGCCTGTGGGATTTCAGTGGCCCCGCCTTTACCATTTCGGCGGGCGAGCTGTCGGTGGCCCGCGCCATCGAAGTGGCGCAAAACCTGCTGGCAAGCACTGACTCACAGCTGGCCAACAAACTCGATGCCATTGTGATTGCCGCAGTCGACCTCTCCGGCTCGGCCGAGAAAGTGCTGCATCATCAGGCCGCCCTGAAAGCGATGGGGCTTGCCCCGGGTGAAGGCGCAGGAGCTTTGGTGCTGAAAGCCAGCACTGATACATCACCCGGCACATCATCGCAAAGCTACGCCACCCTTGGCGCCCCGGAATTTGTCGAGGCCGATGCGCTGGACCACAGCTGTTTGATTGAACACAGCCCAAGCGTGCGGGGCGGCTACCCGCTCAAGGCTCCAAGCGCCAGTGCGCGCCTCGGCCACAGCTTTGCCGCTGCCGGTATGGCAAGCCTTATTCACGGCCTGCTGAACATGCAGCAGGGCAAACTCGGCAGCGCCAGGGTGCTGCAGGATGGTGAGCGCCACAGCGCAGTGCTTGGCATGAGCCTAAGCGAGTCGCAGCGCCTTTTGCTGCAGCAGCGCATTGAAAATGGCATAGCCAGTGGCTCAGGTACTGGTACAGAAAAGAATGGTGCTGGAAGCAATGGTGTTGCAAAGCCCCAGACCTGCAGAACCCTTATTCAGCAAATCAGCCTGGGCGGGCGCGACATCGCCCAGCATATTTTAACCGCCGAGCTGCCCTTCGAGGCCGACATTCGCGCCAAGCTGGCCCATGCTCAGGCCACCGCGCCCGTATCAGATAACCTAAGCCCGGCTCAAACAGCCCCTGCTCATAAACTAATGAACAACCAATCTGAGAATAACGCCCAATCCATGGCGCCAGGCCCGCAGGCTGTTGGCAGCCCAGCCCTTGCCAGCCCGTCTCTTGGCACCCCAGCCCTAGGCAATCAGCAGCTAAGCGGCCCAAGCGTGCAGAATCATCTGGCGGCCCTCGAAGCCCATCAGGCATTTTTGCAAAGCCGCGAGGCCGGGCTTAAACTCGCCCGCGCCCTGATGGCGGGCAGCTTTAGTGAGATAAGCAGGGGTGAGATAAACAATGCCGCCATCGCTGCGGCGGTGAGCGAGAATAAGCCGCTGCAAGTTAGCTTGCCGAAGGTGGAGATCAGTCTGCCCAAGGTGGAAGCGAGCCTGCCCAAGGCCCAGCTGGCAACACCAGCCGCAGTTGCACAAAAGCCGCTTAGCCAAGCGGCACAAAAAACAGTAAACCAAGCGGCACAAAAACCATTAAGCCAAGCGGTGAAAGACTGCATCTGGGATTATGCCGATTTGGTTGAGTACGCCGAGGGCGATATCGCCCCTGTGTTTGGCCCCGATTACGCCATTATCGACAGTTACAAGCGCCGGGTACGACTGCCCACCACAGACTATCTGCTGGTGTCGCGGGTGACCAAACTCAATGCCAAGCTTGGCGAATATAAGCCAAGCACCATGACCACCGAATACGATATCCCGGTGGACGCGCCCTATCTGGTGGACGGCCAGATCCCCTGGGCGGTAGCGGTGGAATCGGGTCAGTGCGATCTGATGCTTATCTCCTTCCTCGGCATCGACCTTGAAAACAAGGGCGAGCGGGTTTATCGCCTGCTGGACTGCACCCTTACCTTCCTTGGTGACCTGCCCCGTGGAGGCGATACCCTAAGGTACGATATCTCCATCAATAACTACGCCCGCAACGGCGACACCCTGCTGTTTTTCTTCTCCTACGAGTGCTTCGTGGGCGACAGGCTTATCCTCAAGATGGATGGCGGCTGCGCCGGTTTCTTTACCGACGCCGAGCTTGCCGACGGCAAAGGGGTTATCCGCACCGAAGATGAAATCAAACAGCGCAGCGCCGCCATGGCCAATCCACGTAGCTTCACGCCGCTGATTGCCTGCGATAAAACCCAGTTTGGTTACGATAAGGTGTCGCGGCTGCTCGCCGCCGATGTGGCGGGCTGCTTCGGTCCAAGCCACGATTTGGGCTTCCATCAGCCATCCATCTGTTTTGCTTCTGAAAAGTTTTTGATGATTGAAGAAGTGAGCAAGGTGGATGTCAGCGGCGGCGCCTGGGGCCTTGGCCTTATTGAAGGCCATAAGCAGCTTGAGCCGGACCACTGGTATTTCCCCTGTCATTTCAAAGACGATCAGGTGATGGCAGGCTCACTGATGGCCGAAGGCTGTGGTCAGCTGCTGCAGTTTTACATGCTGCACCTGGGGCTGCACAAACTCACCAAAAATGGCCGTTTCCAGCCATTAAAGGATGCGCCGCAAAAGGTGCGCTGCCGCGGTCAGGTACTGCCCCAGTCCAATCGCCTAAGCTACCGCATGGAAGTCACCGACATAGGCCTTACCCCCTCCCCCTGGGCCAAGGCCAATATCGAAATCATCCTCGACGGTAAAGTGGTGGTGGACTTCCAAAACCTGGGGGTAATGCTCAAGGAAGATGAGGATTGTCATCGTTATGGCTCCGCCAGAGATAACACTGCCGCTAATGTGAACAAGGCACTGCTCGAAGGCCGTCAGGCATCCATCGATGCGCCGCTGATGACCCATGAGCCAGACTTGAGCGCCACGCCAATCAAAGGGGTGGTGCCGGTGAAGCATATCGAAGCGCCGCTGACGACAGACAATTCAGCAAAATCGGCAAATCGCTCCCCGGATTCAGTGCCCTTCACCCCCTGGCACCTGTTCGAGTTTGCCACCGGCAATATCGAAAACTGCTTCGGGCCCGAGTTCGCCGTGTACCGTGGCCTTATTCCGCCGCGCACCCCCTGCGGTGACTTGCAGCTCACCACCCGGGTGGTGGAAGTTAACGGTAAGCGCGGCGATTTCAAATCCCCTGCATCCTGCCTCGGCGAGTACGAAGTGCCACCCAAGGCCTGGTATTTTGCCGAAAACAGCCATCCGGCGCGCATGCCCTACTCCATTTTGATGGAAATCGCCCTGCAGCCAAACGGCTTTATCTCGGGCTATATGGGCACCACCCTGGGCTTCCCGGGGCTTGAACTGTTTTTCCGTAATCTCGATGGCGAAGGCACGCTCATTAAAGACATAGACCTTCGCGGCAAGACCATCAGCAACGACTCGCGCCTGTTAAGCACAGTGATGTCCGGCACCAATATCATCCAGACCTTCAGCTTTGCGCTGGCGGCAGACGGTGAGCCCTTCTATGAGGGCAAGGCAGTGTTTGGTTACTTCAAGGCAGAGGCGCTTACCCACCAGTTGGGGCTGGATAACGGCAAAATCACCACGCCCTGGATTGAAGAAAAGAACCTCAGCCCCGACATCAGCTATAAGCTTCGCGACGACAGCTGCGCCCTGTATCGGGCCGCCCCCGGCAAGCCCCATCTGCGCCTGCCCGGCGGCCGCCTGAACTTTGTCGACAAGGTGGATATCGTTCGCGGCGGCGGCAAGGCGGGCCTTGGCTATGTGTACGGCGAGCGCACCATTGACCCAAGCGACTGGTTCTTCCGCTTCCACTTCCATCAGGATCCTGTGATGCCGGGCTCTTTGGGGGTTGAGGCCATTATCGAGCTGCTTTCAAGCTTCGCGCTGGATGCGGGTCTTGGGAATGAGTTTGCTAATCCGCGCTTTAATCACTGCCTAAGCCGTGTGAAGTGGAAATACCGTGGCCAAATCAGCCCGCTAAACAGGCAGATGTCGCTGGAGCTGCACATCACCGCCGTTGAAAGGGAAACAGGCCGCGTCACCCTCACGGCCGACGCCTGGCTTGCCAAAGATGGCCTGCGCATTTACGAAATCAGCGACCTGGCGCTTGCCATTGAAGAAGCCTGA